A window from Photobacterium sp. DA100 encodes these proteins:
- the fdhF gene encoding formate dehydrogenase subunit alpha: protein MSNLTIDGQVLATDGQLSILELAQQFEIEIPSLCGLNKNGEKVPCDLCVVEIEGQGVQRACEVSTAPEMVITTQSDALSERRRQSLNRIMSDHYADCEAPCQTACPAGVDIQSYLYHISQNDHQKAVEVIKRTLPMPLSIGRVCPAFCETECRRGIVDEPIAIRQLKRHAADIDLEAQEQYVPPRKADKGKNVAIIGSGPGGLSCGYYLSNEGYNVTVFESMPEAGGWLRYGIPEYRLPKAILDKEIELICRNGMKVETNTTLGKDFLLSELTKQYDAVCLAVGASQAVEMNYPGSDQDGCYLGVDYLKDYVTTQNYTTGKKVAVIGGGNTAIDCARTAVRAGADTTLIYRRTRDEMPAEDYEIVEAEHEGVKFHFLTNPVENIADSNGRVTEVKLEKMALGEPDASGRRRPEATGEYFVEHFDTVISAVSQKPDLSFLENDTIELPVTRWLTLESNDDTMHSGVENIFSIGDFRRGPATAIEAVADGRVAAEAIDRYFNGDMEHIPVKPYNSQKAAKVNQVDPKQFEGIQKAMRSIMPELTSQQRQLNFAEVETGFVNEEAMREAARCLECGCQANTDCKLRDFATEYKVDKDELDMSNCQKFAVDDSSEFIVFDANRCISCGQCVDICNEKAVHGALDFMKDADGNSAKRPECRPGFESGYSMGDSNCVQCGACVQVCPTGALTDARDKSQGRIEMLKPVDTICTYCGVGCKVTMYVDELTDKIRYVQGAKDSPVNEGMLCVKGRFGFDFIQSKERLSQPLIRKDGELQPASWEEAIALIADKFATIKQEAGGNALAGFSSAKTTNEDNFAFQKFIRRELGTNNVDHCARLCHSTTVTGLEASLGSGAMTNDIPSIAHSDLIFIIGSDTTSAHPIIASHIKQALRKGTARLVVADPKKVDIADHSELYVAHRPGTDVMLLNGIMQQIIKNGWQDQSYIEQRVEGYEDLKAEVMSDAYAPDKVELVTGVKQADLLKLAETIGTAKRTAIYYSMGITQHTTGHDNVRSIANLQLLCGNIGIEGGGINPLRGQSNVQGACDMGALPWDFPGYQKVTNEDAHAKFAKAWDRPDLSSTPGLTLTEIIDAACKKEIRGLYVMGENPVLSDPDQKHVLEAIDQLDFLVVQDIFMTETAQLADVVLPAYSFAEKTGHFTNTERRVQRLNPAVKAPGEAMEDWQIIQNIANAMGSDWAYQSVKDITAEINVLTPQYAGITWDRVGKDGLQWPCRDENHPGTRVMHQESFVRGEKAEMTAVPFLYAAELPDDEYPMVLSTGRLLEQFHTGTMTRKTKGLDNLAGPRVMISVFDAERLGVSNGEMLTLSTRRGSIDAPAFVTKRIQPNVVFVPFHFVESAANKLTVSATDPYAKIPEFKVAAVRVEKALVPAE from the coding sequence ATGAGCAATTTAACGATAGACGGTCAGGTACTGGCTACTGACGGTCAATTGTCAATTCTCGAGCTCGCTCAACAGTTCGAGATTGAAATCCCATCTCTGTGTGGGTTGAATAAAAATGGTGAAAAAGTACCATGCGATTTATGCGTGGTTGAAATTGAAGGCCAGGGTGTTCAGCGTGCATGTGAAGTTTCTACTGCTCCTGAGATGGTGATCACCACGCAAAGCGATGCACTATCTGAGCGTCGTCGCCAATCGCTAAACCGTATTATGTCAGACCATTACGCAGACTGTGAGGCGCCTTGCCAAACAGCCTGTCCTGCGGGGGTCGATATTCAGTCCTATCTATATCACATTTCTCAAAATGACCACCAGAAGGCGGTTGAGGTCATCAAACGAACCTTGCCAATGCCACTGTCTATTGGTCGTGTTTGTCCTGCATTCTGTGAGACTGAATGTCGTCGTGGCATTGTCGACGAGCCAATTGCGATCCGCCAATTGAAGCGTCACGCTGCCGATATTGATCTTGAAGCACAAGAACAGTACGTGCCGCCACGTAAAGCGGATAAAGGAAAGAATGTTGCGATCATCGGTAGCGGACCAGGCGGTTTGAGCTGTGGCTACTACCTGAGCAATGAGGGTTACAACGTCACTGTGTTCGAGTCTATGCCGGAGGCGGGTGGTTGGTTACGTTACGGTATTCCTGAATACCGTTTGCCAAAAGCGATCCTAGATAAGGAAATTGAACTTATCTGCCGCAATGGTATGAAGGTAGAGACCAATACCACGTTGGGTAAAGACTTCCTGCTATCTGAGCTGACCAAACAGTATGATGCGGTATGTTTGGCCGTTGGTGCCTCTCAAGCTGTCGAGATGAACTACCCGGGAAGCGATCAGGACGGTTGTTACTTAGGTGTCGATTACCTGAAAGACTATGTAACGACACAAAACTACACCACTGGCAAAAAGGTTGCAGTTATCGGTGGCGGTAATACTGCTATTGACTGTGCACGAACCGCAGTTCGCGCCGGTGCTGATACCACTCTTATTTACCGTCGTACTCGCGATGAAATGCCAGCGGAAGATTACGAGATCGTCGAAGCTGAGCATGAAGGGGTAAAATTCCACTTCCTGACCAACCCTGTAGAGAACATTGCAGACAGCAATGGCCGGGTAACGGAAGTGAAGCTAGAAAAAATGGCACTTGGTGAACCAGACGCTTCAGGTCGCCGCCGACCAGAGGCGACAGGTGAGTATTTTGTCGAGCATTTCGATACCGTGATTTCGGCCGTTTCGCAAAAACCAGATTTGTCGTTCCTGGAAAATGACACTATCGAACTGCCAGTTACCCGTTGGCTAACGCTTGAGTCTAATGACGATACAATGCACTCCGGGGTAGAGAATATCTTTAGTATCGGTGACTTCCGTCGCGGTCCTGCGACAGCGATTGAAGCTGTGGCTGATGGCCGAGTTGCGGCTGAAGCGATTGACCGTTATTTCAATGGAGATATGGAGCATATCCCGGTTAAGCCATATAACTCGCAGAAAGCAGCGAAGGTGAATCAGGTCGATCCCAAGCAGTTCGAAGGGATCCAGAAAGCTATGCGCTCGATCATGCCGGAGCTTACCAGCCAGCAACGCCAGCTCAACTTTGCCGAAGTAGAAACCGGCTTTGTCAACGAGGAAGCGATGCGTGAAGCTGCCCGTTGTCTTGAGTGCGGCTGTCAGGCCAATACTGACTGTAAACTGCGCGATTTTGCAACCGAATACAAGGTAGACAAAGACGAGTTGGATATGTCCAACTGCCAGAAGTTTGCTGTCGATGATAGTTCGGAGTTTATCGTATTTGATGCCAACCGTTGTATCAGCTGTGGTCAGTGTGTTGATATCTGTAACGAGAAGGCTGTTCACGGTGCCCTTGACTTCATGAAAGATGCTGATGGCAACAGTGCTAAGCGCCCTGAGTGCCGTCCGGGCTTCGAGAGTGGCTATAGCATGGGTGATTCAAACTGCGTGCAGTGTGGTGCTTGCGTGCAGGTTTGCCCGACAGGTGCGCTCACTGATGCCCGCGATAAATCGCAGGGCCGTATCGAAATGCTCAAGCCGGTTGATACCATTTGTACCTACTGCGGGGTGGGATGTAAGGTCACCATGTATGTGGATGAGCTGACAGATAAAATCCGCTACGTACAGGGTGCGAAAGACTCTCCAGTGAATGAGGGTATGCTATGTGTCAAAGGGCGTTTTGGTTTCGACTTTATCCAAAGTAAGGAGCGCCTGAGCCAACCGCTGATCCGTAAAGACGGCGAACTGCAACCGGCAAGCTGGGAAGAAGCGATTGCCTTGATTGCCGATAAGTTCGCAACTATCAAGCAAGAGGCGGGCGGTAATGCATTGGCTGGTTTCTCTTCTGCGAAAACCACCAATGAAGATAACTTCGCTTTCCAGAAGTTTATCCGTCGTGAGTTGGGTACTAACAACGTCGACCACTGTGCGCGTCTATGTCACTCTACAACCGTGACAGGCCTTGAGGCTTCGCTGGGTAGTGGGGCGATGACTAACGATATCCCAAGTATTGCCCACTCCGATCTGATCTTCATTATCGGTTCGGATACGACATCGGCTCACCCTATCATTGCTTCACATATTAAACAGGCTCTTCGAAAAGGGACTGCGCGTTTGGTAGTGGCAGATCCGAAGAAAGTAGATATTGCTGACCATTCAGAACTTTATGTTGCGCATCGTCCGGGTACTGACGTGATGTTGCTTAACGGTATCATGCAGCAAATCATCAAGAATGGCTGGCAAGATCAAAGCTATATTGAACAGCGTGTTGAGGGATATGAAGATCTCAAAGCTGAGGTAATGAGTGACGCTTACGCACCGGACAAAGTAGAGCTGGTTACTGGTGTGAAGCAAGCTGACTTGTTGAAGTTGGCTGAGACAATAGGTACAGCCAAACGAACTGCTATCTATTACTCGATGGGTATTACTCAGCATACTACTGGCCATGATAATGTTCGCTCAATTGCCAACTTGCAATTGCTCTGTGGCAACATTGGTATCGAAGGCGGTGGTATTAATCCATTACGTGGTCAGTCAAATGTGCAAGGTGCTTGTGATATGGGAGCATTGCCTTGGGACTTCCCAGGCTATCAAAAAGTGACAAATGAAGATGCTCATGCCAAGTTCGCTAAAGCATGGGATCGCCCAGATTTGTCATCAACCCCAGGTTTGACGCTGACCGAGATTATCGATGCAGCCTGTAAAAAGGAAATCCGCGGTTTGTATGTGATGGGTGAGAACCCGGTACTGAGTGACCCAGACCAGAAGCACGTATTGGAAGCCATTGATCAGCTCGATTTCTTGGTCGTGCAAGATATTTTCATGACAGAGACGGCGCAGCTGGCGGATGTCGTGCTTCCTGCATATTCATTTGCCGAGAAGACCGGTCACTTTACCAACACGGAACGTCGTGTTCAGCGTTTGAACCCTGCTGTTAAGGCACCGGGCGAGGCCATGGAAGATTGGCAAATCATCCAGAATATTGCTAATGCGATGGGGAGTGACTGGGCTTACCAGTCAGTCAAAGATATTACGGCAGAGATCAATGTGCTAACGCCGCAATACGCGGGTATCACATGGGATCGCGTCGGTAAAGATGGTTTGCAGTGGCCGTGTCGTGATGAAAACCATCCTGGCACACGAGTCATGCACCAAGAGAGTTTTGTACGGGGTGAAAAGGCAGAGATGACCGCGGTACCTTTCTTGTATGCCGCAGAACTTCCTGATGATGAGTATCCTATGGTGTTGTCAACAGGGCGCCTGTTGGAGCAGTTCCATACAGGGACGATGACCCGTAAAACGAAGGGTCTTGATAACCTTGCTGGCCCAAGGGTTATGATCTCCGTGTTTGATGCAGAGCGCTTAGGTGTGTCAAATGGTGAGATGCTGACATTGTCGACTCGACGTGGCTCGATTGATGCGCCGGCATTCGTGACCAAGCGTATTCAACCAAATGTTGTGTTTGTGCCGTTCCACTTTGTGGAGTCAGCAGCAAACAAGCTGACAGTATCGGCGACTGACCCCTATGCCAAGATCCCTGAGTTTAAGGTGGCTGCGGTTAGAGTTGAAAAAGCACTCGTGCCAGCAGAATAA
- a CDS encoding chemotaxis protein CheV yields MTTILDSVDQRTNLVGENRLELLIFRLHTAQLFAINVFKVKEVVKLPKLNQLPGSHPNISGVANIRGVSIPVIDLRQAIGMRAGGAQEECNIIITEYNRSIQAFLVGQVMNIMNLTWQDIQPPPRQVGKNNYLTAITKIKKDNTERLVSIIDVEKVLAEIVDYDTQISHEVLDQSLLGHFQGRKVLIVDDSSTARAQIRETLSQLGLEVIEAQNGLHALTMLKNWCDKGINLYDELLMLFTDAEMPEMDGYKLTHEIRNDPRMRDLHIALNTSLSGNFNEAMVKKVGCDRFISKFQPDLLVEVVQDRLKQLL; encoded by the coding sequence ATGACCACGATACTCGACTCTGTAGACCAGCGAACTAACCTCGTTGGTGAAAACCGCCTAGAACTCCTCATCTTCCGGCTCCATACCGCACAGTTGTTTGCTATTAACGTGTTCAAGGTAAAGGAAGTGGTGAAACTACCTAAGCTCAACCAACTGCCAGGCTCCCACCCGAACATCAGCGGTGTTGCCAATATCCGAGGCGTGTCTATCCCAGTTATCGATTTGCGTCAGGCCATTGGTATGCGAGCAGGCGGTGCCCAAGAAGAATGCAACATCATCATCACCGAATACAACCGCAGCATTCAGGCTTTCCTGGTAGGGCAAGTTATGAACATCATGAACCTAACCTGGCAGGATATTCAGCCACCACCAAGGCAAGTTGGAAAAAATAATTACCTTACAGCCATTACCAAGATCAAAAAAGACAATACCGAACGCTTAGTCAGTATTATCGATGTCGAGAAGGTGCTGGCCGAAATTGTCGATTACGATACACAAATATCACATGAAGTGCTCGATCAGTCGCTACTAGGCCATTTCCAAGGACGTAAAGTATTGATTGTTGACGATTCATCAACAGCACGCGCGCAAATCAGAGAAACCTTATCACAGCTAGGATTGGAGGTGATTGAGGCACAAAACGGACTACATGCTCTTACTATGTTGAAGAACTGGTGCGACAAGGGCATTAACCTTTACGATGAGCTGCTGATGCTGTTTACCGATGCTGAAATGCCCGAAATGGACGGCTATAAGCTAACCCACGAAATCCGCAATGACCCTAGGATGCGGGATCTCCATATCGCATTGAATACCTCTCTGAGCGGTAACTTTAATGAAGCCATGGTCAAAAAAGTCGGCTGCGATCGCTTCATCTCCAAGTTTCAGCCTGATCTACTGGTAGAAGTTGTTCAAGATAGACTGAAGCAGCTCCTCTAA
- the pdsO gene encoding sortase-associated OmpA-like protein PdsO, translated as MKKQLISTLIATTLMASLVSPMATASDSMDDSYKVGEQEQLIGLGSGAALGAIVGGPVGAVVGAMVGGIVGTAVGQDEQIKAQDEELGELVARNMELERISRKYNQAQIEIARLEQDKYELMNLEDRQLDLALEMNVHFRTGSAEIEPLFKAQLDEIAEIMKQAPDIRWELSGYSDRRGSSERNLALSEQRVEAVRQYLELQGVDTVQLYASAYGDQAPLKGEQNFEGDFFDRRVTLRSASDNVSTAKNH; from the coding sequence ATGAAAAAGCAGCTTATCTCAACACTAATCGCCACAACGCTAATGGCTTCACTTGTTTCTCCAATGGCGACAGCCAGTGACAGTATGGACGATAGCTATAAAGTGGGTGAGCAAGAACAACTTATCGGTTTGGGCTCAGGTGCCGCACTGGGGGCCATTGTCGGTGGTCCTGTCGGGGCAGTTGTTGGTGCCATGGTCGGTGGCATTGTTGGTACCGCTGTCGGTCAGGATGAACAAATCAAAGCCCAAGATGAAGAGTTGGGCGAACTGGTTGCCCGTAATATGGAGCTTGAGCGCATCAGCCGGAAATACAACCAGGCCCAAATTGAAATAGCCCGTCTAGAGCAAGACAAATATGAGTTGATGAACCTTGAGGATCGACAGCTAGATCTTGCTCTGGAAATGAACGTGCACTTTAGAACCGGTTCTGCTGAGATTGAACCCTTGTTCAAAGCCCAACTGGATGAAATCGCCGAGATAATGAAGCAAGCGCCAGACATTCGCTGGGAACTATCGGGCTACTCTGATCGCCGTGGCAGCAGCGAAAGAAATCTTGCGTTATCGGAGCAACGGGTAGAAGCAGTGCGCCAGTATCTTGAACTGCAAGGCGTTGATACTGTGCAGCTATACGCTTCGGCTTACGGTGATCAAGCGCCGCTGAAAGGCGAGCAGAATTTCGAAGGTGATTTTTTTGACCGCCGAGTCACATTGCGCAGCGCAAGTGACAATGTCAGCACGGCCAAAAATCATTAA
- the pdsR gene encoding proteobacterial dedicated sortase system response regulator: protein MKKIVIVEDEKAIRENYIDVLKKHGYDVKGYDNRPDAQAAFENELPDLAIIDIGLQNEIDGGFTLCQSLRALSPTLPIIFLTARDSDFDTVCGLRMGADDYLTKDISLPHLIARIAALFRRSDLMQQPTEKVELIQHGDLSIDKNKMQVYWQQNLVELTVTEFWMVYALAKRPGHVKSRHDLMNEAQVVVDDSTITSHIKRIRKKFMQFDSHFDCINTVYGMGYRWGA, encoded by the coding sequence ATGAAAAAAATTGTCATTGTTGAAGATGAAAAAGCTATCCGTGAAAACTACATCGATGTTCTGAAAAAACACGGCTACGATGTAAAAGGCTATGACAATCGTCCTGACGCTCAAGCGGCATTTGAAAATGAACTGCCAGACTTGGCCATCATCGATATTGGCTTGCAGAATGAAATAGATGGTGGCTTCACCTTATGCCAGTCTCTTCGAGCTCTATCACCCACTTTACCAATTATCTTTCTCACCGCGCGCGACAGCGACTTCGATACAGTATGTGGTTTGCGCATGGGTGCTGATGACTACCTGACGAAAGATATCAGCCTACCGCATTTGATTGCCCGTATTGCCGCGTTATTTCGCCGCAGCGATCTGATGCAGCAGCCAACCGAAAAAGTGGAACTGATACAGCATGGGGATCTTTCCATCGACAAAAACAAAATGCAGGTCTATTGGCAACAAAACCTCGTAGAGTTGACTGTGACCGAATTCTGGATGGTCTATGCCCTGGCCAAGCGCCCGGGGCATGTGAAGAGCAGACATGACTTGATGAACGAAGCTCAGGTTGTGGTCGATGACAGTACCATTACCTCGCATATAAAGCGGATCCGTAAAAAATTCATGCAGTTCGATAGTCACTTTGACTGCATCAATACGGTCTATGGCATGGGCTACCGCTGGGGGGCCTGA